CAGCAGGTTTTTGAGCCAGAGCACCCCAGAGTTAACCTCGTTGTTGTCAGGAACAGGACCAAGGTCCATCCTTGGATCTCTCAGTTCCAGCATCTTCATTTTGGTGAGGCTCCTTTTACCTCTTGGATGCCTCCTGCTTCCTGGGTTCCTGTTAGCtgatggccaaggatgtttggtgaggtgccagctatgcccgttttataccatccgtgactttaaccgctaggacacTCTGtcccttcgcagcgggcagcccgggctaggctgacggatgccccaaggtcctaaacacccgtgactttaactgctagagctcagagctccttcgcagtgggCAGTCAACACTGACTGACaagtgccccaatggcagcactaagagcctctccacacccgtgactttaactgctagagctcagagctccttcgcagtgggcagtcaggattgactgacaggcgccccaagagtttgccccatggaggcggcacaactcaacgctaggctcttagtactctcacctaatggccaggctttatagccaaaatggctgaggttctttaattgtgttggctgctttacagtaaaccagagaaacaagtcaggcttatgcacaaatggttaccaaaatttattaaactagaataaacaaataaacaaaattgctagtgccaacttatttaaatgtagagatgttacacacacaaacaagttacaaaactgaagccacaatcccaaagaaagaaaacaaagtatagagctctatttcaaaatatgtgtacactaaagataggagatcaggtgtgggtgcttcttaccctccttgcatctcttgattccagcggtgccaagccaggatcggtcactcaattccgcggaaagacgaataagggacaaggcttagggaccctcttagctgcagaagccttgggaggctgtcacttatctgaccagcagatagatagtgaaaagcactcaaaaatcatggtgctgtaggtcccataCTTATagctctgtactcctttattctccttctcctttcttatgccaaattggggctggtctgtctgggtgacgccagctctcgcaagagtagtttacacttgcaagggagagaaacaataagtttcgactactggacattccttttattagggtaaatattttcccacctaggatgttggggtgtgtgcatcacgctatttagtaagggctaagagccatgtctgtcagagcttctctgtctgctgggagcctaatcgttgtatatgttcccagaggcacattgtagcagcacacctgtgcttctcacagctccaaaggctgtgctggaatttatgttaagtgccctgttgttttggctcccttgtgttcccagcaatgctggtctgagagggggggctggctgtctggctacagttCCTCCTGGCATATCACCTCCATAGCCTTATGGCTCATGTGGATTCCATTGCCTGTACCTGAAAGGGGTTGAACACCCAAGAAGGCAGAAAAGAGGCCAGGATGGTTACACTTTCTTTTCCTGTGAGAGCTCCAAAGCATCTCCCTCAGCAATTCTGCTCTGAAGAATGGGAGGATGAAAAGACTCGTGTGTATCCTGCCACAGGACCTCCTTATCCCTTCTATTCATCCCCAGATGACACTGTGGTTTCCTCCAGCAACTTCTCCTAATGACTATAAAAATAGTTATGGGGAGAACTGCTGAAATGCTAGACCTGGAGCTGGCAGCTGAGCAGAGAAAGTCTCAGTTTTGTGCCACATATTACAGGCCCTAGTAGGGTAGCTATTCCTGTAAATGAAGGCATTCTGGAGCCCCGAAAGGATCTGTGGCTCACACCAACTTCCCTTCCTGCAAAAGAGCTGCCTGAAGATACCAAGTTCCCTGAGGTTTGAATGCTTTTGCAACCACCCAACCCGCAAGAAAAAAACAATAATCTGATTCTCCTTGTTCAACACCTAGGGAGAGAAATCCAAAGAGGTTAAATCTTCTGTGGGAAAAGGCATACTCCTCAGACTCCCTCCAGATGAGGATATCCAGCTACAAGGCAGTGTTAGCTAAATACTGCTTCCTCACCtaagctctgctcccagccccacatgcaggctcccagccccgtgcctggggctccactgcCAGCCCTGCGCCCAGGGTCCCGGCCCCGcgcccagggtcctggctgccagctgtGTGCCTGCCCCAAGCTGTTATCCTCCAGGAGGTCCCACCCTCCCGGAGAcccggccctgctcccagccccagctcagggggcaggggcgcagacaggggtaagggggctggctttcaggaCCCCCACTATTAAAACTGTTCCAGTGCCACTGCTCACCTGGGATAAACTGTCTCACCAGGATCAGCTTCCTGAGGCTGTTAAGAAGGAAACTAAGTCAGGGATAGCAGAGGGTCATCAAGTGACAAAACATGCCTTCTAAGCAGCTTTCGATGCAGGTGATAGCAGCTAGAGCAATGGCTATACCTGTGATGATGCGTTGATATTCCTTGGTCCAGTCTTTAGGTTTGCCTGAGAGGTCCAAAGAACCATTGAGTACCTCCCTTTTGAGGGCCCCTGTAGGATAAGTATAAAATTAAAGAACTAAAGTTAGCTTAAGTTTGGTTAAGAAAATACATGTGTAGTAAAGAAAGGCCATGACGAGCAAGTAGAAGGAAGGCTTTGGAAATAATGAGTTATAAGGCCAAAAAGAATAAAGTAGGGAGGATGTCTGGTTCAAAGAATACCTAATAAGATAAGGGAAATTTTCTAAAAAGAAGGTCTCTGATCAATAGGGGTGACTGCAGATGGCTTTAAATCACATAGAGAATCTGTCTTACAGTGAGCCGACATGACTCTTCCCCATCCCACACACCAGTGTTAAAGCCTATGTGAACCCAGGTGCAATGGGAAGGCTGTTCCACACCaagaaggaggggaggaaaggccttgggaagaaaggagattgtaaatcttatctggattaagaGTGGAAAGAAGGGTGAACTGTCTCCAATTgttttttagctgaagtcagtaattggcagggacatcacttgtttgttaaaaggtataaaaagtaaactcttaagGGGTTCATTGCTAACACCTGCCTGACCACGTTGGAGCTGACTGATATGAGTCTCAGTACCCCTGGGTTTAGCCCAgttgtaagtatcttgatcaaatgcgtctaaatgttttgttactgtttggatgtagtaaattgtGTATTAGTTaggctttttaggcatgtttagagcaattgtataagtACCATTTGGCTTTAATGATTAAATTTGAATTAATGGTTAAATTAGTGTTTGGTGATTTCCCATATCAAcattaataatttcaaatattattaataattccaacagGCCTACTCTGTTTAGCAACAAAACTAATGATTCCCTGCATTCTCTATTAAAGATTCAAGAACAATGCTGAGGTCTCTAGAACGGTCATCCTCCATCTGCAAAGAAGTGAACTCCTTAGTTTAGATTTCAGTCTCCATGGTTACACACTAACAAAAGGCCTTTGCACAAGTCCAGAGAGTTACTTATGAGATAGACACATTTTCACAGAGATCAGCATCTGCAACTGCTAACTGGATGACCATGTCTTCTGCTGCAAGGTCTTCTATCTGACAGTCCAGTCAAGAATCTCGGACCAGCCTTCTCTGTGGACCtgttcccctcctcctgctcctttggCAACTGTCTTTCTTATTTCCTTGTTGCATGGAGTAGTATTACCTCAGATCAATTGTTCTTAAAAATCATTTCAAAGGGAAACTTTACCCAATTTCACTCCATGCTGCCTGTATCCCTCTTCCACATCCCTTTCAGGGATCCCTAGCATAAGATAGTGCCAAAGGAAGAAATGTTATCCCTTCTCCACTTGGGTACTGTAGAGAGGTTCACTCAGCATTAGAGCTGGGTGGAGAAAGGTAATTCTGTTTCATGGAGGAtgttaatatttcaaaatgtggtttaattccaaatttcaaaattctccatgaaaaGGAATGGAGCCCCATCTCTGGAGCAATGTCCtttaagtgctgcccagagccgaGGACCCTGGAAGCCTGGGGTTCCCAGCAGCTCATCAGGTGGGCTACTGAGGAGCCAGACAGGCAAGGTGGGAGGAAAACAACTGACAGGCAGGGTTCCATGGGAACTTCAGTGAAATTGCACCAtctctgcaaaatattttgaattggCAAATTTGGAACTTTTCCCACCAGCTCAACTCAGCAGTACAGtggaaataaaataacaaaaataagcaATGGAAATGTTTAAAGCACTGTACAGGTATTAACTTAATAACACCTACCATTTCCTAATGCCCTCTACCAGTTGCCTGCAAGAGAATCCACATAGGCAATGCctgaagaaaaagttatttaccaCAGTAACTGTAGTGATCCACATTCTTCTCTAGTATTTCAGTTTTGTGATAGATTTTTGAAACAGTAGAAGGGAATGACAGTATGGGCCCTCCAGAAAGTCATATGCTTGTGCATGCAAGGAGCCTGCATTTCACCTACAAGTGGGACCCCTGCAGGCAAATCATCTCAAACAACAACCGTTATGGTAAGTAACCATTTTGTAAGTTGTGCCCTTCTGTAAAGAGTGGGCACACCACTCCCGAGCTATGAGAGGGAAGAGTGGATGCGCTACTTCCAGGAGCTGATAGTATGGTGATGAGCACTGTATAAGCTagataaggccatgtctacactacaaaattatctCAACCTAACTTACGTCAGTATACAGCCCCCCCagttattaaatcacttgtgtgtgcacacttagctccttgtgtcggtggtgtgtgtcctcaccaggagtgcttgtatcgattgtattgtcagtgtggggcattgtagAATGGCTCCCAAAAGCcagtcaatgtaagcaatgcagtgtctacactgacactgtgttgacCTACTTATATCAACTGACTCTACACTGCTTGGgaaggtggtgttactaaattggCGTAGAGAGGCACTAATGTAAGTGGGCGCCAAATAAGTGGAGACATTCCACAGGCAGGTCAATGCAAGGTAGCTTAGTAACCGTGTCTTTTAGACTAGGCCTAAATAAATACGATAGAGAGGGGAAGATATTGGAGCTAGTCCAGATATACTCCCTTATGTGCAGTTGCTAGACAAATGCATTCACACTCTTAGTGCCCTGCAGTGCATTAGTCCAACAACTACATTGAGGGGAACATCTCCAGGCTAGTAAAGAACATGCCCTCAGTCCCCAGTGGCAACACCTTCGGTGAGTTAAAAGAACAGAGATAAAGGGCCACTTTCATCCCTCATGTACACCCAGTGCCATTTTATTCAGTGGGGTTATATGgttgtaactgagggcagaatttgacctacTAAGAAGAGAACAGGTAATTGACAGGAGGTGGGTACAGAAAAGCTGCAAACTGAAGAAGAATAAAGTTCAGATCAGGAAACTAGAGGAGAGGCAGCAAGGCTGTGAATTCATTCTGACTGTATTCCCTTGGTTGTTAGTAGATAAGGTGTCAGTGCCTCAGAGAAGGACCCCCACAGAATAGCCAacctaagcattcaaaaatcacaagtcagtcTCTCCAGCTCCGCCCCAACCTAGGCTCCCAGGATTGGGAACTTCCAGCTATTGTTATTACTAATGTACAGAGACTGTTCTGGGAATGGCCTCAGGCATTGCggggtgggagaaaggggagaTGTGCCCCAGGAGAGCAGGGACACAGCGTAGGCGGGTATGAAACTCCCGGAggagctcagccctgccctgcccaaacCTGAGCCAGGGTGTAAAGGGTGAGTGAGCTAGGGCTTGCGTTGCGCATACTGTCGGTCACGCTTGTTGAAGCTGAGAGCCACCTGGCCAAGGCCTCTCCCACGCCCCGGCCCGAATCCTTCCCGGGTGGGGCGTAGGGAAGGATCATCCCTTCACCCCCGGCCTGCCAGCTCAGGCTGTAACGCTCCCCTCCCCGGCCAGCGGAGCAACCGAGCCGATCTGCTGGGGGCGGCGCGGCGACGCAGCTGGCGAGCCGCCGAGCGGAAGGGGCCGGGCGCAGCTTGTCCCGGCTGCGCTGGGAGGAGCCCGGCGGGCGGCTGTTCCCCGGAAGGAGCAGCGCTGCCGGGCCGGGGCCGGCATGGGCCGCAAGAAGAAGGGGGGTAGCGGCGCGAGGCTCCGGCGGGCGGTGATCTTCGATGAGGACAGTCGGCGGTGAGTGAGCGGGGCTCCGAGCCGGGCTCCATGGGCCGCAGCTGCCCGGTGTCACGAGGGTCCGACGGCAGAGGCGCCGCCGGCCGTGCCCACGTGTGTGAGAGGGGCAGCATCAGAGTCGCCTCCTCACGTGTGCGTGTCAGGGGAAAAGGCAGCTGGACCCCCACTTCCTCCAGAGgtgcctccccactccccaagtgtgtgtggggtgggggggagtagcTGGACTGCACCCCTTGCAGAGGTGCCTCCCACCACGTGGGAAgcagacacacacccacacccacactaGGGATGTTTCTTCTCTCCCTGTCCCTTTCTTTGAATGCTGAGTGAGGAGGGCCTCTTGAACTGGTAGGAAAAAGGTGGGCTGTGGGCCTCAGCTTTGGGAACGCTCTATGctggtcctcctcctcctctactcTGTGGAGAGCTGCAGGCCACGCCAGATTGCTGGTTTTCTTCCTCTcattccccacccctctctctgggggcgggaggggcttCTGCAAGGGTCAGGGCTTCCCTTCTGTGCAGGATGGCTGTAACCTGCCCCGTGTGCTCTGCAGGGAGTTCCTGACTGGGTTCCACAAGCGGAAAGTGGAGAGGCGGAAAGTGGCCGTGGAGGAGATCAAGCGAAAATTGAAAGAGGAGCAAAGGAAGATGAAAGAGGAGGTACTTTCCCCTAGGTGATCTATGTGGTTAGCTGGTTAGAGGTGTTTAGTTCATGGCAGTATGTTGTGACAAGGGGCCATACAGTAGTTGTGGAATAGCTGGAGTGTTTCAGGGCATGGGTAAGGTGGATTGGTAAGACAGGGTGCTGAGAGGGGAAGAAGGAATGGAATAGCTGGAGGTTCTGCAGCATTTGGATGGAGCAGCAGAGCTGCATGGTAGCTCCAGGACTATAATAATGGGATGCATTAGTAGGGTAGAATTGAGGTGCACTGGCACAGCTGTGGATGGAGGAAGATTACACCACCTCTTCTCACACTGGCTCTAGCCAGTGCTGTATATGCAGGACAACTTGACACTCGAAATTTATTTTGCAGCCCAGTTGtggaggaaggggcggggggggcatgCTTTGGGCAAGGGTTTGGAGATTGTGCCATGGGTGACAGCTGGTAAGACTGGACTTGACTGGTTTCCTTTTTAGCGGCACAAGGAGTACCTGAAAATGCTGACAGAGAGAGAAGAGGCCCTAGGTGAGTGTTGTCTGCTGTGGTGGATCTGTACCCTATAATGACCAACAACTCAGTTGatgtggaaaaaaacccaaaatgtctGGGTGCTGAAGCTACAAGGAGGGGTTTTTAACTGAGGGCCAACCTGATGCCTTAAAGTTTTATCCCCTGCTGTTAGGAGACACGTGTCCAATCTCTCCTTCATTGGTGTGGTATGAGTTGGGAGTGAAGCAGAGGCAGCCCACTTAGCCCAGCGATGATTTTATTGCCCCCTGTGTCTGACTGAGAAGCAGTGTTGATGGGCTATAGAGAGGAATCCCTCAGCCACCATCTTTCCAGGCAGAGATTGTatatggtgggggtgggaggtataGAAAGCAGCAATTGGGAGGTGATCTGTAAGGCTTTGCCAAAATGTGAGATCCCCTGTATAGAGGGAGAGAATGTTTGTTCTTATTGACTCCACTCTCTGCCTCTGTGGCTTCAGAGTGCCGGCTTCTCAGTCCCATATAGAGCAGGAACTGGTCAGGGTGAGTTTGGCCTGGGAAGCCCATTTGCTTTGTGTTTGTGTTGTTCACACCTTTCCTGCATGGTGTGTTTTGTTGACTCTGCAGATGAGGCTGATGAGTTGGAACATTTGGTGACATCCCGAACAGAATCTGTGAGCATTGATCACCCAAACCACACTGTAACAGTGACTACCGTCAGTGACCTGGACCTCTCAGGAGCACGCCAGCTCGGACTCAGCTCTTCTGGGGTATGACTCTCTGCTGTGTCTCTGTCCAGTCCCCATTGTCTCAGCCTCAAAAATCTCCAAAGCTGGTTGGATGGGACCAACATTCCCTAAATATGACAGTCCTTTGAATCTACTGGGGCCCCCAGTAGGAGGAAGGATGGGAAAGGAGACTAGCAACTTTTACACTCTTCATCAGTTGGCATTGTTGGTTCTTGAGTGGGCGGTAAACTTTCCTGAAAGGCAGCTTCACACCCAAAATTAAGTTCTCATATTCCATAGAAACTTAGTGTTGGTGAAAGGTGGTGAATTGATAGCCCTGGTGGCTGCTGTATCCCCAGAGCAGGTATGACATGATTGGCAAGTGTACAGACTTTCCTACATGGCCTGACCACTTGGCTTGAGTCCTGTCTTGAAGAGATCATCTCTATGGTGAGAGGGAATTTGTCTCCGTGACCCACTTAgtccttggtctctctgctgagactgcaaaTGAGGAATCCAGTTAGTTCCAGGTGTGGTGGCTTTTTGGTGTAGGGAAACCCCAGAACTGAACTGAGACCTCAAACTCATTTCCCAAGGGCCTTCAGGCAGTAATTGGTTGGAAACGCCTTGGTTTTTTCCCTattgttactcataccttcttgtcaactgttggaaatgggccatcctgattatcactacacaagttttttttttcttctgctgataatagccaaccttaattgattagtctcgttacagttggtatggcaacacccattttttgacattctctgtgtatatatatcatcctactgtattttccactgcatgcatccaatgaagtgtgttttagcccacgaaagcttatgctcaaataaatttgttagtctctaaggtgccacaagtactcctcgttcttctTGTGATCACTGTGAGCCTATGGATTTGAACTAGTAACATAGACACAAAAGGTTCCCTGTGTGGTAGAGGGAATCCTACAGATCCCCAGGGACATCTGCCCATCCAGAAATCCACCCTGATGTCTTTCAAAAATGAAACCCTCTGATTCATCATGAAACTCAATTCTGTGTCCCTTTAGACCTTAATTACAGGTTGGGTCTTGGAATGGAACAGAATAGTGGTCCCTTATTGGTCTGTGGAGCCCTTCCTTATGGTTTACTGAGACATTGGGAACCAGGCAGTGGAGGATTTGAAGAGTTGGAGAAACAGGTGGTCTATGGGAGGATCTTTCTTTCACAAAATTGTTGTCAGAATGAGAAAGCTGTGGAACCACCTAATGCTGCTCAGACTGACATGTCATGTTTTGTTAGGGAGGAGGTAGTGGATTAGAAGAAAAGGAGACGTCGAGTGGATTCACAAGTACGTTGCCCAAGAAGTCTGGAGATCCCTTCCTGTCCCAGAGGTGGGTATAAAACTACTCgactctctcctcccacccccaacgaTTGTAGAGCATTCTATCACCCTCTAACTTAGATATCTGGAGTATTCATGTGGGGAGACAACATAGGGTTTTGATGTCCATCCTGGGCTTGCTGTGGTGTTTTGTTAAGCTAATGCCATGCTCATCAGCTACCAGCAGAGGGCACCTGCAGAACACAAGCATAGGTGGGCCATGGTGCTCCAAAGCTGGGTTTGAGGGGTGTTTTGCACCGATGGGTAACGAGTGTTCAGTAATGTTAATCCCTGTTGGTAGCAGCAGAAGGGTATTGGTGCAGTCTGGGTGGAGTCCCACCCCCTCCTCAACAGATTTGCAAAAGGAGATGGTTTGCCAATCAGGTGACTTTAAAGCTTAAAACTGTGGCATTCTCAACATTTTCTAGTGTCCAGGATTCAAAGCTGCTTTGGTGGCCTTACGGGGCGGTATTTAATGCTAAAGTGTCTGGGCTATGCTCCATTTTCAAAGAGATTAAAACTTTACTCAGCATACTTAGACTGCAAGTTCTTTGGCACAGGGGTCATcttcttgttctgtttgtacaggccgagcataatggggtcctgatccatgactggggctcctaggtgctagtgcaatacaaatattaatagcACGGTGCCATGCATCACCACAAGCAGGCAAACTGCCTTTGTGGCAGAGGCTGTAATCCCCTTCTGTTTAGGCACCCCTCCATCCCAGCTaggtctcagggcttgtctacactgtaatgcttagagaagatgctacctatgccaatgggagagcttaaTCCACCTCCCTCACAGGAGGTAGCGTTAacaacgggagaagctctcccatcaacatagtgctgtctgcaCAGGGAGTTAGTTATATCaacataagtctgtagtgtagaccaagccgcagactttctctctctctttcctctacAGGATCTCTTCACTCACTGCCTCGCTGCACGCACGCAGCCGGAAGAAGCCCAAGGGAAAGCAGCTCAGACGTGGTCAGGACCAACACAAGAAAACCCAGAAACCTAGTGCTGGACGAACCAGCAAGTCTCAGCGCCGGAAACTGACTGGCAAAAGAGGGTGCAACCAAGACTAATAGACAAACTGAAGTGGAAATTATCTGCAGGGCCAGGCTCTGCATTTGGCAACAGTCTCTGCCTGATGTGAATGCCCAGTTTGTTGTGGATGGGACCTTGTTTGGATTCTTGTTCGACAAGCTGTACAGCAAGCCCATCTATTTCTTCTCCTGGTTGGGGCCAGTAAATGCTGGCCCCATCATTTTTCACTGTAATTGCATGTCTGTTACAGTCTCTGTTGGGGGGCTGAGAATCAAGCCTGGACCTGCCTTTTCTGCATAGGTCCCCCATTCCCTGGAATTTCCTCTTCCCGTGGGAGCAGAGGAAAGCTAATGTCTTCCCTGACAGAAATGGAAGAGTTGGGTTTGGAGTGAATGACATCCAGAGGGTTTACAAGAGGAGGGAGGGCTCCACTTCCACCCATGCTCTGCTGCATTGACTGTGCATCCCTCCTTGCTCAAGAAAGCTGGCACCACTTTGAGTGTCTCGTGTTCTTTATACAAAGCCACATGCCTGTATACAGGTAACCGGGGAGATTGGTAACTTCCCTGGTGTAAATCTTTATAAATATCACTTTGTAAGAGCGCGAATGTGTGTGTGCACTTTATTGCAGGTGGAATAGATAGTAGACTAAGCCCAGTTCCAGCTGGGAGGAAAGGGATGGGTCCTGTTGAGGGATGAGGAAGGCCTTGAATTCTCCAGCACCTAGCTCCTCAGGGAGGGGAACGCATTTGGAGATGTTTTAGTGGGGAGTACTGAGATAGGCATGGCAGGAGTGAATTGCTCCACTGGTCACTGAAGGTTGCTATATTACATCTGATAGTGTGACAGTTTAGAAGAGTAAGAAATCCAGTGCACTGGCCCAGCTGTGCTGTTGTGCCCATGGTGATGGCAGAGATCTCCCCAGGCCTTTGCAGTGGTCGACCTCTGACCTCTTGAATGTTTGTGCCAGAAGGGAACTGTTTGTTCTCCCATGGCTTGACTAGAAGATTTTTagctagtccaggggttctcaaactgggggttgggacccttcagggggtcacaaggttcctacatgggggggtcgtgagctgtcagcctctactccaaatcccactttgcctccagcatttataatggtgttatatatatatattttaaatttgtaagggggggtcgcactcagaggcttcctatgtgaaaggggtcaccagtacaaaagtttgagaaccactgggctagttTATGCTGCAAGGGCTTCCCTGTATAGCTGTATCAACAAAGCCCCCTAGTGGAGACTCCGCATATAGCTGCAAACGTCTAACTTA
The nucleotide sequence above comes from Caretta caretta isolate rCarCar2 chromosome 1, rCarCar1.hap1, whole genome shotgun sequence. Encoded proteins:
- the NOL12 gene encoding nucleolar protein 12; the encoded protein is MGRKKKGGSGARLRRAVIFDEDSRREFLTGFHKRKVERRKVAVEEIKRKLKEEQRKMKEERHKEYLKMLTEREEALDEADELEHLVTSRTESVSIDHPNHTVTVTTVSDLDLSGARQLGLSSSGGGGSGLEEKETSSGFTSTLPKKSGDPFLSQRISSLTASLHARSRKKPKGKQLRRGQDQHKKTQKPSAGRTSKSQRRKLTGKRGCNQD